From one Trueperella pyogenes genomic stretch:
- the tkt gene encoding transketolase, with the protein MTTFEWSDLDQKAVDTGRALAADAVQKVGNGHPGTAMSLSPAAYLLFQKVMRNDPSDDSWLGRDRFVMSAGHSSLTQYIQLFLSGYGLDMDDLKALRTEGSRTPGHPEYGHTKGIEITTGPLGQGLASAVGMAMASRRAHGLFDPNTPAGESVFDHFVYVIAGDGCMQEGVTSEASSLAGTQKLGNLVVIYDDNRISIEDDTSIAFSEDVLARYEAYGWHTQHVDWLNGGDYREDVEALFDAIEAAKKVTDKPSIIRLSTIIAWPSPTKKGTGASHGSALGDDEIRQTKEILGLDPDESFFIEPEVLEHTRAQAKAKAEADRSQWQAKFDQWAATNPEAKKLFDRVRAHVLPEGFAEAFPTFEAGKAVATRAASGVVLNAIKDVVPELWGGSADLAGSNNTYMKGEPSFFPEERSSKMFPGNEFGRNLHFGVREHSMGSIVNGIALDGLTRPYGGTFFVFADYMRPAVRLAALMKTPSVFVWTHDSVGVGEDGPTHQPVEHLWAYRAIPGLDIVRPADANETSYAWRGILERTDRPAGLILSRQNLPVPARGEGELASAEGVLKGGYVLADSEAVDVVLIATGSEVAVALEAREELAKDGIGARVVSMPCLEWFAEQSEEYRESVIPSAVKARVSVEAGSTLGWRNLVGDAGRMVGIDHFGESASGSLLLEKYGMTAANVAAAAKESIEAAKK; encoded by the coding sequence ATGACGACGTTTGAATGGAGCGACCTCGATCAGAAGGCCGTCGACACCGGCCGTGCGCTCGCTGCAGACGCTGTCCAGAAGGTCGGCAACGGCCACCCGGGTACGGCTATGTCACTGTCGCCAGCCGCTTACCTCCTCTTCCAGAAAGTCATGCGGAATGATCCCAGCGACGATTCGTGGCTGGGACGCGATCGCTTCGTCATGTCCGCCGGTCACTCCTCTCTGACCCAGTACATACAGCTGTTCCTTTCTGGATACGGCCTCGACATGGACGACCTCAAGGCACTTCGCACCGAGGGCTCCCGCACCCCTGGCCACCCCGAATACGGCCACACTAAGGGCATAGAGATCACTACTGGCCCGCTTGGTCAGGGTCTAGCTTCCGCCGTCGGCATGGCGATGGCATCGCGTCGAGCGCATGGACTTTTCGATCCGAATACCCCCGCCGGTGAATCGGTTTTTGATCACTTCGTTTATGTCATCGCCGGCGATGGCTGTATGCAAGAAGGCGTGACCTCCGAGGCGTCCTCGCTCGCTGGCACCCAGAAGCTGGGCAACCTCGTGGTCATTTACGATGACAACCGTATCTCTATCGAAGATGACACCTCGATCGCTTTCTCCGAGGATGTCCTCGCCCGTTACGAGGCCTACGGTTGGCACACCCAGCACGTCGATTGGCTCAATGGTGGCGACTACCGCGAAGACGTCGAGGCGCTTTTTGATGCCATCGAAGCGGCCAAGAAGGTGACGGACAAGCCCTCCATTATCAGGCTCTCCACCATCATCGCTTGGCCGTCCCCGACGAAGAAGGGCACAGGCGCCTCGCACGGCTCCGCCTTGGGCGATGACGAAATTCGCCAGACCAAAGAGATCCTCGGGCTGGATCCGGACGAGTCCTTCTTCATTGAGCCTGAGGTCCTCGAGCACACCCGCGCGCAGGCCAAGGCAAAGGCCGAGGCAGATCGCTCGCAATGGCAGGCCAAGTTTGACCAGTGGGCAGCCACTAATCCTGAGGCCAAGAAGCTCTTTGACCGCGTGCGTGCCCACGTTTTGCCCGAGGGCTTTGCCGAAGCCTTCCCCACCTTTGAGGCGGGCAAGGCCGTAGCCACGCGCGCAGCCTCTGGCGTAGTACTCAACGCGATCAAGGATGTCGTCCCCGAGCTGTGGGGCGGATCCGCCGATCTTGCCGGTTCGAATAACACCTACATGAAGGGCGAGCCCTCGTTCTTCCCGGAAGAGCGTTCCTCAAAGATGTTCCCCGGCAACGAGTTCGGCCGTAACCTCCACTTCGGTGTCCGCGAGCACAGCATGGGCTCGATCGTCAACGGCATCGCACTTGACGGCCTAACCCGCCCATACGGGGGCACTTTCTTCGTCTTTGCGGACTACATGCGCCCTGCCGTGCGCCTTGCCGCCCTCATGAAGACGCCGTCGGTATTTGTGTGGACCCATGATTCCGTGGGAGTCGGTGAAGACGGCCCGACTCACCAGCCCGTCGAGCACCTGTGGGCTTACCGTGCGATCCCCGGCTTGGATATCGTTCGCCCCGCGGATGCGAACGAGACCTCCTACGCGTGGCGGGGTATCCTCGAACGCACCGATCGCCCGGCTGGGCTCATCCTTTCACGCCAGAACCTGCCAGTTCCGGCGCGCGGCGAGGGCGAGCTGGCCTCGGCGGAAGGCGTGCTCAAGGGCGGCTACGTGCTTGCCGATTCCGAAGCGGTCGACGTCGTTCTTATCGCCACTGGCTCTGAAGTTGCTGTCGCCCTCGAGGCTCGCGAGGAACTGGCCAAGGATGGGATCGGCGCACGCGTCGTCTCGATGCCGTGTCTCGAGTGGTTCGCGGAGCAGTCCGAAGAGTACCGCGAATCGGTCATCCCGTCGGCTGTCAAGGCTCGCGTGTCCGTGGAGGCCGGTTCGACACTCGGGTGGCGCAATCTCGTTGGCGACGCCGGGCGCATGGTCGGTATTGACCACTTTGGCGAATCCGCATCCGGCTCTCTGTTGCTCGAGAAATACGGGATGACCGCCGCGAATGTCGCTGCAGCCGCTAAAGAGTCAATCGAAGCCGCAAAGAAGTAG
- the xerD gene encoding site-specific tyrosine recombinase XerD, whose protein sequence is MGGCAKVQADAFERDIRQYLAHLGVERSLSRHTTSAYRRDLNHYVTHLRARAVPSFDKVSPDDAAAFVDYLREGHSGTVFATSSVARMVTSVRRLHEFLVLEGRTASDPTVDLHPPKVGQRLPKAITVEQMAVLIEAASFADDAIALRDRALVEVLYGTGARVSEAVGLTGDDIDLDGATIRLFGKGRKERILPLGQYAIAALEAYLVRGRPALAAKGAGTTSLFLNTRGKPLTRQAAWGAIQTIAERAGIADVSPHTFRHSFATHLLQGGADVRIVQEMLGHSSVTTTQIYTKVTTQTLRETYVSSHPRAVQS, encoded by the coding sequence ATGGGCGGATGCGCTAAAGTGCAAGCTGACGCATTCGAGCGTGATATTCGCCAGTACCTTGCCCACCTCGGGGTGGAACGGTCGTTGTCACGCCATACGACGTCGGCATATCGGCGAGACCTGAACCACTATGTGACGCATTTGCGGGCCCGCGCAGTGCCCTCTTTTGACAAGGTGTCTCCCGACGACGCCGCCGCCTTCGTCGATTATTTGCGTGAAGGGCATTCGGGCACGGTTTTTGCGACGTCGTCGGTGGCGCGCATGGTGACCTCCGTTCGGCGGTTGCACGAATTCCTTGTTCTCGAAGGGCGTACCGCCTCAGATCCGACTGTGGATCTCCACCCGCCGAAGGTCGGCCAACGTCTACCCAAAGCGATCACCGTCGAGCAGATGGCCGTGCTCATCGAGGCGGCTTCCTTCGCAGATGACGCCATCGCCTTACGAGACCGCGCCCTCGTCGAAGTACTCTACGGCACGGGCGCACGCGTCTCCGAGGCGGTAGGGCTCACGGGTGACGACATCGATCTAGACGGGGCGACAATACGGCTGTTCGGCAAAGGGCGCAAAGAACGAATCCTGCCACTGGGACAATATGCGATCGCAGCCTTGGAGGCATATCTCGTGCGCGGTAGACCTGCACTTGCGGCGAAAGGCGCGGGAACGACGTCGTTATTCCTCAACACGCGCGGCAAACCGCTAACGCGACAGGCGGCGTGGGGCGCAATCCAGACGATTGCGGAGCGAGCCGGGATTGCAGATGTGTCTCCACACACGTTTCGTCACTCTTTTGCCACCCACCTGTTGCAAGGCGGAGCAGACGTGCGAATCGTGCAAGAAATGCTCGGCCACTCCTCAGTGACCACGACCCAGATTTACACCAAGGTCACCACACAGACCCTGCGTGAAACATACGTCAGTTCCCACCCACGCGCCGTGCAGAGTTAA
- a CDS encoding ParA family protein — protein MTPVQTALLDDLDPNRDFPLPPDLSAHGPARIIAMCNQKGGVGKTTTSINLAAALAEYGRKVLIVDFDPQGAATAGVGINAMSLERTLYDEMLAVKPDVTRVIHHTSTENLDIVPSNIELSAAEIQLINEVAREQSLMRVIRPILGDYDIVIIDCQPSLGLLTINALTAAHGVMIPLEAEFFAMRGVALLIDQIERVQDRLNPQLTIDGVLLTMVDTRTLHSREVISTIRQQFAEKVFDTQIPRTVRFPDATIAAEPITSYDPKSKGAQAYRRLARELISRGGAP, from the coding sequence GTGACTCCTGTACAAACTGCTCTCCTCGACGACCTCGATCCGAACCGCGATTTCCCGCTTCCTCCGGATCTGAGTGCCCACGGCCCGGCACGCATTATCGCCATGTGTAATCAAAAGGGCGGCGTGGGCAAGACGACGACCTCGATTAATCTGGCCGCCGCGCTGGCCGAGTACGGTCGCAAGGTGCTCATTGTGGACTTCGATCCGCAGGGCGCGGCCACCGCGGGCGTGGGCATCAATGCGATGAGCCTGGAGCGGACCTTGTATGACGAGATGCTGGCGGTCAAGCCGGACGTCACGCGGGTCATCCACCACACGTCCACTGAAAACTTGGACATCGTGCCCTCGAATATCGAGTTGTCCGCCGCCGAGATTCAGCTCATCAACGAAGTGGCACGCGAACAGTCTTTGATGCGAGTCATACGGCCGATCCTCGGCGACTACGACATCGTCATTATCGATTGCCAGCCCTCACTCGGACTGCTGACCATCAACGCACTGACGGCCGCGCACGGCGTGATGATCCCACTCGAAGCGGAATTCTTCGCGATGCGCGGTGTGGCGCTGCTCATCGATCAGATAGAACGAGTCCAAGACCGCCTCAACCCGCAGCTGACGATCGATGGGGTGCTGCTCACCATGGTTGACACCCGCACGCTCCACTCGCGTGAGGTAATCTCCACGATTCGCCAACAGTTCGCTGAGAAGGTCTTTGATACGCAAATCCCACGGACGGTTCGCTTCCCTGACGCCACCATTGCCGCGGAACCCATCACCAGCTACGACCCGAAATCAAAGGGTGCCCAGGCGTATCGGCGTTTAGCACGCGAACTCATCTCCCGTGGCGGCGCACCGTAG
- a CDS encoding segregation and condensation protein A, with amino-acid sequence MNQGEDLFSSDGFAVDLDVFSGPFEVLLSLITRRKLDITEVALAEVTDEFLAFVRSQDETDLSQMSEFVVVAATLLDMKAARLLPREESEEEDLELLGARDLLFAKLLQYKAYKDVATDLAAALGAQSLSYPRDVPMEEVFRRMLPEVELRQTVDDLAQLAAKALTRVPDQVALDHLHDPLIPVETQVSYLREKLVVGDRVSFTELCRDARSVSMVVSRFLAVLEMLRGGEVDIHQDGPLSALFVIRITHEIPTRAVDEDEWGSAPASEALPPTDADRSEDKQ; translated from the coding sequence GTGAACCAGGGCGAGGATCTCTTCAGTTCCGATGGGTTCGCCGTCGATCTTGACGTCTTTTCGGGCCCGTTTGAAGTCCTCCTGTCTCTGATTACCCGCAGGAAGCTCGACATTACTGAGGTCGCGCTGGCAGAGGTCACTGACGAGTTTCTCGCTTTCGTGCGTTCCCAGGATGAAACGGACCTGTCACAGATGTCGGAATTTGTCGTCGTTGCGGCGACGTTGCTCGATATGAAAGCGGCACGGCTCCTACCGCGGGAAGAAAGTGAGGAAGAAGACCTCGAGCTCCTCGGGGCTCGTGACCTCCTTTTCGCCAAGCTTCTCCAATACAAGGCGTACAAGGACGTTGCCACCGACTTGGCGGCGGCGCTCGGAGCGCAGTCACTCAGCTATCCACGCGATGTCCCCATGGAGGAAGTATTTCGGCGTATGCTGCCCGAGGTCGAACTGCGCCAGACGGTGGACGATCTCGCCCAGCTCGCGGCTAAGGCGTTGACTCGCGTGCCTGACCAAGTTGCGCTCGATCACCTCCACGATCCACTGATCCCAGTCGAGACCCAGGTCAGCTATCTGCGTGAGAAGCTCGTCGTGGGGGATCGGGTCTCGTTTACGGAGCTGTGTCGCGATGCACGCTCTGTGTCGATGGTGGTTTCACGTTTCCTCGCGGTGCTTGAAATGCTGCGTGGCGGTGAAGTCGATATCCATCAAGACGGTCCACTGTCTGCCCTATTCGTCATCCGTATCACGCATGAGATACCGACACGTGCCGTCGACGAAGACGAATGGGGGAGTGCACCTGCAAGCGAAGCCCTTCCACCCACCGACGCCGACCGAAGTGAGGACAAACAGTGA
- the scpB gene encoding SMC-Scp complex subunit ScpB, producing MTELHRAALEAILMVAPEPVPLARLSDAIDLSETDTDALLQNMAREYADQHRGFQLREVGGGWRFYSHPRYSDVVARFVTAGQSHRLSVQALETLAVIAYRQPCTRAQIASIRGVEVDSVVRTLVTRGLVEQVGTTAATGASLYGTTVLFLEKMGMNSLDDLAPLAPYLPDDADLDDVEKELR from the coding sequence GTGACTGAACTCCACCGAGCCGCCCTCGAAGCAATCCTGATGGTTGCGCCTGAACCCGTGCCGTTGGCACGCTTGTCCGACGCGATCGACCTCAGCGAGACCGATACGGATGCGCTTTTGCAGAACATGGCACGCGAATACGCGGATCAGCACCGGGGCTTCCAGCTGCGTGAAGTCGGTGGGGGATGGCGCTTCTACTCCCATCCGCGGTACAGCGATGTGGTCGCCAGATTTGTCACGGCTGGCCAGTCGCATAGGCTCTCGGTTCAGGCGCTCGAGACCCTTGCTGTCATCGCTTACCGCCAGCCGTGTACCCGAGCCCAAATCGCGTCAATTCGCGGTGTTGAGGTAGACTCTGTTGTTCGAACTTTAGTGACAAGGGGTCTTGTCGAGCAGGTCGGTACCACGGCCGCCACCGGCGCAAGCCTGTACGGCACCACGGTGCTCTTCCTGGAAAAAATGGGGATGAATTCCCTTGACGATCTGGCCCCCTTGGCACCTTATCTACCAGATGACGCCGACCTTGACGACGTCGAGAAGGAGCTACGATGA
- a CDS encoding pseudouridine synthase has protein sequence MTRRAQDLHDANGERLQKVLAHAGVGSRRACEELIVQGRVSVDGVVVRQLGIRVNPDTAVIHVDGARVQLDETKVTLACYKERGVVSTMNDDQGRPTLADYIEDRTERLYHVGRLDAETEGIILLTNDGELAHRLTHPSYEVPKTYIARVEGTVPRGLTKVLEKGITLEDGPVKVDRFVLREAAKKNSIVEVTLHSGRNRIVRRIMEEVGFPVMDLVRTQFGNITIGRLKPGQVRTVAGSELGALMSMVDL, from the coding sequence ATGACCCGCCGCGCACAGGACTTGCACGATGCCAACGGTGAGCGCTTGCAAAAAGTACTTGCACATGCAGGAGTGGGCTCCCGGCGCGCCTGCGAGGAGCTCATCGTACAAGGGCGGGTATCGGTCGACGGCGTCGTCGTGCGCCAGCTCGGTATCCGTGTTAATCCGGACACTGCAGTCATCCACGTTGACGGCGCGCGAGTCCAGTTAGACGAAACCAAGGTGACGCTCGCGTGCTACAAAGAACGCGGCGTCGTTTCCACGATGAACGATGACCAAGGTCGGCCCACGCTCGCCGACTACATAGAAGATCGCACGGAACGTCTGTACCACGTGGGGCGCCTCGATGCGGAAACCGAGGGCATCATTCTCCTGACAAACGACGGCGAGCTCGCCCACCGCCTCACGCACCCCTCCTACGAGGTTCCCAAAACCTATATCGCTCGCGTCGAGGGCACTGTCCCACGCGGCTTGACCAAAGTGTTGGAGAAAGGCATCACCCTCGAGGACGGGCCGGTCAAGGTAGACAGGTTCGTCTTGCGCGAGGCTGCTAAGAAAAACTCGATCGTCGAGGTGACGTTGCACTCAGGGCGCAATCGCATCGTGCGCCGGATAATGGAGGAAGTTGGCTTCCCCGTCATGGACCTCGTGCGCACTCAATTTGGCAATATCACTATCGGCCGCCTCAAGCCTGGGCAGGTGCGCACGGTCGCAGGATCCGAGCTGGGCGCGCTCATGAGTATGGTGGATCTGTGA
- a CDS encoding prephenate dehydrogenase, giving the protein MKDPVLTPSPVLIIGTGLLGTSIALRLRRAGVEVHLEDASPVAGSLARDLGAGTLEPVENPTIVVVAIPPDVTAQAVARALERFPHAVVTDVASVKDTIRDALRPHPGFDRWVGSHPMAGKERSGAIAADADLFVGRPWVITATERTSPVAVGAVRTLAVDMGAAVCMLDAAEHDHAVALVSHMPQLMSSLVASALREAPAQALELAGQGLRDVTRIAESDPLLWTSIIDGNRKQIANVLRGLSARLGALVSTLDRDDAGLDRISSVIADGNKGVARIPGKHGGARASYAEVIVLIPDAPGMLGKLFAEIGQIGINIEDLEMEHSAKQQVGRVIVKVNPQQGLPLERGLEERGWRVVRSENRKPLVIAIDGPSGSGKSTVAKHVAQRLGLSYLDTGAMYRAATWWALHEGVDLDDADAVLAATQRMPLSIDLDPREQRFVCADVDITGAIRTSDLSKVVSKVAVNLGVRAEMARIQQAIIAEESTPSGHSQGRGIVAEGRDITTVVAPDAPVRVLLTASAEARLARRAKENLGTADQAALAATRDEVLRRDRDDSTVSNFTTAEDGVTTIDSSHMSIDDVVHTVISLIPENYRD; this is encoded by the coding sequence GTGAAAGATCCCGTCTTAACCCCCTCTCCGGTACTGATCATTGGGACCGGTCTGCTCGGAACGTCCATCGCTCTCCGCCTGCGCCGCGCCGGCGTCGAGGTGCATCTCGAAGACGCCTCGCCTGTGGCCGGCAGCCTTGCGCGTGACCTGGGAGCAGGCACTCTGGAACCGGTGGAAAACCCGACGATCGTCGTCGTTGCCATCCCGCCTGACGTGACAGCGCAGGCCGTCGCGCGAGCTCTAGAGCGTTTCCCTCACGCGGTGGTCACCGACGTCGCCTCCGTTAAGGACACGATTCGCGATGCCCTTAGGCCCCACCCAGGCTTCGACCGTTGGGTCGGATCTCACCCGATGGCCGGCAAGGAGCGCTCTGGCGCTATCGCGGCCGACGCCGATCTGTTCGTGGGCCGCCCATGGGTCATCACCGCCACCGAACGCACGTCGCCGGTAGCTGTGGGAGCGGTTCGGACACTCGCTGTCGATATGGGCGCGGCTGTCTGCATGCTCGACGCCGCTGAGCACGATCACGCGGTCGCGCTCGTCTCCCACATGCCGCAGCTCATGAGCTCGCTCGTTGCCTCAGCACTGCGGGAGGCCCCTGCGCAAGCCCTCGAACTCGCTGGTCAAGGCCTGCGTGATGTGACTCGAATTGCTGAATCGGATCCGCTGCTGTGGACATCGATCATCGATGGGAATCGGAAACAGATCGCCAACGTCCTGCGTGGACTTTCTGCGCGACTCGGCGCGCTCGTGTCCACCCTCGACCGCGATGACGCCGGTCTCGATCGAATCTCCTCCGTCATTGCTGACGGGAATAAGGGCGTTGCGCGCATTCCCGGCAAGCACGGCGGTGCTCGAGCGTCCTATGCCGAGGTGATCGTGCTTATCCCAGACGCGCCTGGAATGCTCGGTAAGCTTTTCGCTGAGATCGGCCAGATCGGGATTAACATTGAGGATCTCGAGATGGAGCACTCGGCCAAGCAACAGGTCGGCCGGGTCATTGTCAAGGTCAACCCGCAGCAGGGGCTGCCCCTGGAACGCGGACTAGAAGAGAGAGGTTGGAGAGTCGTGAGAAGTGAGAATCGCAAACCTTTGGTGATTGCGATTGATGGGCCATCGGGCTCGGGCAAATCCACGGTGGCCAAACACGTCGCGCAGCGGCTCGGATTGTCCTACCTCGACACGGGCGCTATGTACCGCGCAGCGACGTGGTGGGCACTGCACGAGGGCGTCGACCTCGACGACGCCGACGCCGTTTTGGCTGCTACGCAGCGCATGCCGCTATCCATCGATCTCGATCCGCGCGAGCAGCGTTTCGTGTGCGCCGACGTCGATATTACCGGCGCGATCCGAACCTCGGATCTGTCTAAAGTCGTCTCCAAGGTGGCGGTAAATCTCGGCGTACGCGCGGAGATGGCGCGCATTCAGCAGGCTATTATCGCTGAGGAGTCGACGCCGTCGGGTCACTCACAGGGCCGTGGGATCGTGGCCGAAGGGCGCGACATCACGACCGTCGTCGCCCCCGACGCTCCCGTGCGAGTATTGCTGACCGCCTCTGCAGAAGCCCGGCTCGCGCGCCGCGCGAAAGAAAACCTCGGCACCGCAGATCAGGCCGCCCTCGCCGCCACCCGTGATGAGGTACTGCGCCGCGATCGCGACGACTCGACGGTATCGAACTTCACCACCGCTGAGGACGGGGTCACGACGATCGACTCCTCCCACATGAGTATCGATGATGTGGTCCATACCGTTATTTCACTTATCCCGGAGAACTACCGTGACTGA
- the der gene encoding ribosome biogenesis GTPase Der, which produces MRASLDDYELEADDAELLDLDLELAPTQPAPTNPVLAIVGRPNVGKSTLVNRVVGRRVAVVQDTPGVTRDRVYYDADWNGRPFTVVDTGGWEMDVRGIDRSVADQSEIAIREADAVVLVVDANVGMTDDDERIVELIRRSGKPTVLAANKVDSPAQEADVAYLWSLGLGEPFPVSALHGRGSGDLLDEAMRVLPKVSSVRRERPGQGPRRVALVGKPNVGKSSLLNQLAKENRVVVDDLAGTTRDPVDEIIELDGRTWTFVDTAGIRRRVHLQSGADYYASLRTQRAVDNAELALVLIDASQDLTEQDIRIMQHVVDAGRAMVLVCNKWDLVDDERRAELDKEIERELVQMPWVERINISAKTGWHTNRLTRAMERSLESWDKRIPTGKLNSTLGELVAANPHPVRGGRQPRILFGTQVAAQPPRFVLFTTGFLDHGYRRFLERRLRETYDFTGTPVEISVRERRRRK; this is translated from the coding sequence ATGCGCGCTTCCCTCGACGACTATGAGCTGGAGGCCGACGACGCGGAGCTGCTCGATCTTGACCTCGAGCTCGCCCCGACCCAACCTGCCCCTACAAATCCGGTGCTCGCTATTGTGGGGCGCCCGAACGTCGGCAAATCGACGCTAGTCAACCGCGTGGTGGGTCGGCGCGTCGCCGTCGTACAGGACACCCCTGGGGTCACACGCGATCGGGTGTACTACGACGCCGATTGGAACGGGCGCCCTTTCACCGTCGTCGATACCGGCGGCTGGGAAATGGACGTACGTGGCATTGATCGGTCGGTCGCTGATCAGTCAGAGATCGCTATCCGGGAAGCGGACGCTGTCGTGCTCGTCGTCGATGCAAACGTCGGCATGACGGACGACGACGAACGGATTGTCGAGCTCATCCGCCGCTCCGGCAAACCGACCGTTCTCGCCGCTAACAAGGTTGATTCTCCCGCGCAGGAGGCCGACGTTGCCTACTTGTGGTCGCTAGGACTGGGGGAACCGTTCCCTGTTTCTGCACTCCACGGGCGCGGCTCAGGGGATTTGTTAGATGAAGCGATGCGTGTGCTGCCGAAAGTTTCTAGCGTGCGCCGCGAACGCCCAGGACAGGGGCCACGCCGCGTAGCGCTTGTGGGCAAGCCGAATGTCGGAAAGTCTTCCTTGCTCAACCAGCTTGCCAAGGAAAATCGCGTGGTCGTGGACGACCTCGCCGGAACCACCCGCGATCCAGTCGACGAGATCATCGAACTCGACGGGCGCACGTGGACCTTCGTCGATACCGCCGGCATTCGGCGTCGGGTGCACCTGCAATCTGGCGCAGACTATTACGCCTCGCTGCGCACCCAGCGGGCCGTGGACAATGCCGAGTTGGCGCTCGTCCTCATCGACGCTTCCCAAGATCTCACGGAGCAGGACATCCGCATCATGCAGCACGTCGTCGACGCCGGTCGCGCGATGGTCCTGGTCTGCAACAAGTGGGATCTGGTCGACGACGAGAGGCGCGCCGAACTGGACAAAGAAATCGAACGTGAACTTGTGCAGATGCCGTGGGTGGAGAGAATTAATATTTCCGCTAAGACGGGATGGCATACCAATCGTCTAACCCGCGCCATGGAACGGTCGCTCGAATCCTGGGATAAGCGCATCCCAACCGGAAAACTCAATTCGACCCTGGGCGAACTCGTCGCGGCTAACCCGCACCCGGTTCGTGGTGGGCGCCAGCCGCGTATCCTATTCGGCACCCAAGTGGCCGCTCAGCCACCACGTTTCGTGCTGTTCACCACGGGGTTCCTCGATCACGGCTACCGTCGTTTCCTTGAGCGCCGACTTAGGGAGACCTACGATTTCACCGGTACCCCGGTCGAGATTTCGGTGCGCGAGCGGCGCCGGCGTAAGTGA